A stretch of DNA from Streptomyces xanthii:
GTGCACGACGTTGCCGAAGCCCTGGGCGGCCGTGGCGGGGGCGTCGGCCTTGACCTCGCGGCCCAGGAACCACTGCAGGGCGCACGTGTTGGCGAGCTGGTCCAGGGCGCTCCCGGACAGCACGACGGGCTTGTCGCGGTCGCGCAGCGGGACCTTGCTCTCGGTCGGCTCGTACAGGCCCCACCAGCGGTACGGGTGGGCCGAGGGCACGAGGGGGCGGCCGTCGTCGTCGCTGAGGGCGGCGAGGCGGGCGAGCCGGCGGGCGGCGGCCTCGCGCAGTCCGTCCGACACCCGCGGGTCGACGGTCGTGGCGCGCAGCTCGGCGACGAGCGCGACCACGGACAGCGGGCGGCGGGGGCGGCCCGTGACGTCCTTGGGCTCCACGCCGAGCTCGGTCAGGAACCGGGAGGGCTGGTCGCCGTCGTCCGCGGGCGCCTTCACCGCGGTGACGACGAGGCGCTCCTTCGCGCGCGTGGCGGCCACGTAGAAGAGGCGTCGCTCCTCGGCGAGGAGGGCGCCGGGGGTGAGCGGTTCGGCGAGCCCGTCGCGTCCGATGCGGTCGGCCTCCAGGAGGGAGCCCCGGCGGCGCAGGTCGGGCCAGAGGCCTTCCTGGACGCCGGCCACGACGACGAGGCGCCATTCGAGGCCCTTGGAGCGGTGCGCCGTCATCAGCCGCACGGCGTCGGGACGTACGGCGCGGCCCGCGAGGGTGTCGGCGGCGATGTCCTGGGCCTCGATCTCCTCCAGGAAGTTGCGGGCGCCGCGGCCGCCGGTGCGCTCCTCCGCGCGGGAGGCGACGGCGAACAGGGCGCACACGGCGTCGAGGTCCCGGTCCGCGTTGCGGCCCGCCGCGCCGCCGCGCCGGGCGGCCCGTTCGAGGCGCTGCGGCCACGGCGTGCCGTTCCACAGCTCCCAGAGGGCCTCTTCGGCGGTGCCGCCGGCGGCGAGCCCGGCGCGGGCGCGCGCGAGGAGCTCGCCGAGGCGCTGCGCTCCGCGCGCGTAGGCCGGGTCGTGCAGGGCGAGCCGCTCCGGCTCGGCGAGCGCGCGGGCGAGCAGCTCGTCGGAGGGCGGCGGCACCGCATTGCCCGCGGACCGCTCGTCCTCGCGCAGGGCGCGGCCCAGGCGGCGCAGGTCGGCGGCGTCCATGCCGGCCAGCGGGGACGCGAGCAGCGTCAGCGCCGTCTCGGTGTCCAGCCAGGGCGGGGGCTCGTCACCGGCACCGTCTGCGGGGAGGCCGCCGGCCTGGTCTTCGTCCGCCCGGTCTCGGTCCGCGCGAGTACCATCCGTCGGGTCACCGTCCACAGGGGCGCCGCCCGTCGGGTCCTCGTCCGCGCGAGCGCCGTCGGTCAGGTCACCGTCCACAGGGGCGCCATCCGTGCCGGCGTCCTCTGTCAGCGCGCCGTCCACAGGGCCGCCGCCGTCCGCCTCCTCGTCCACCGGCCCCCGCGCGACCGCCTTGAGGGCCGTCAGGAGCGGCATGACGGCCGGTTCGTGGCGCAGCGGCAGGTCGTCGCCGTCGATGTCGAGGGGGACGCCGGCCGCAGTCAGGGCGCGCCGGATCGCCGGGATGCTGCGGGCGCCCGCGCGCACCAGAACGGCCATGTCGCTCCAGGCGACGCCGTCCTCCAGGTGTGCGCGGCGCAGGATGTCGGCGATGTTGTCGAGCTCGGTGCCGGAGGTCGGGTACGTGTAGACCTCGGTCGTGCCGCCGTCGCGGACCGGCGTCAGTTCGCGGTGGGCGCGGACCTTGTCGGCGGGCAGCCGGGTCAGCGGCATCCGCTGGGTGAGGCGCCGCGTCGCCCCCAGGAGACGCGCGCCCGAACGCCGTGACGTGGTGAGCACTTCCACGCGCGCGGGCGTGCCGTCGGCTCGGGGGAAGGCGTGCGGGAAGTCGAGGATGCCGTTCACGTCGGCGCCGCGGAACGCGTAGATCGACTGGTCCGGGTCGCCGAACGCGACCAGGGTGCGTCCCTGCCCCGCGAGCGCGTGCAGCAGCCGCACCTGGGCGGGGTCGGTGTCCTGGTACTCGTCGACGAACACGGCGTCGTACTGGGCGGCCAGCTGCGCGGCGACGTCCTGGCGGCGGGCGAGGAGCACGGCGCGGTGGACCAGTTCGGCGTAGTCGAGCACGCCCTGCATGTCGAGGACGTCCAGGTACTCGGCGAGGAAGGTGGCGGCCGCGCGCCAGTCAGGACGGCCGATGCGGTGTGCGAAGGCGTCCAGGGCGGCCGGTCCGAGGCCGAGCTCGCGGCTGCGGGCCAGGACCGCGCGGACCTCGTCGGCGAACCCGCGCGTGGTGAGGCAGGCGCGCAGTTCGTCGGGCCAGCGCACATGGGCGAGCCCGGCCCGCTCCAGGTCGATCTGGCCCGCGAGGAGCTCTCGTACGGTGACGTCCTGCTCGGGGCCGGACAGGAGACGCAGCGGCTCGGCGAAGAGGTCCGTGTCCTGGTGGGCGCGGATCAGCGCGTAACAGAAGGAGTGGAACGTCGTCGCCTGCGGTGCGCGGGCGGCGCCGATGCGCAGCGCCATGCGGTCGCGCAGCTCCACGGCGGCCTTCCGGCTGAACGTGAGGACGAGGATGCGTCCCGGCGCGGTGCCCTGCTCGATGCGGGCGGAGACGGCCTCCACGAGGGTCGTCGTCTTGCCCGTGCCCGGCCCGGCGAGGACGAGAAGCGGGCCGTGGGCATGGTCAACCACCGCACGCTGGCGTGCGTCCAGACGAGGGGGGTCCACCGGGGCCCGCGGCGTGCGCACCAGCCGGTACGCGCCGGGCATCCCCTGTCGAACCTGGTGGTGCGACAGGTGCCGGGGGGACGAGGAGGAACTCACGTGGATCGCTGGTCCTGGTGGGTGTGCAGGTGGTCGAAGGGCCGTGCGCGCAGGGCGGCGGCCGGGGGGTGAAGGAGGTGACTGCCATCGACGGTGCCGTCGACGCTACGCCGTCGAGTGTGGCGGAAGCCGGACTTCCGGCGCGCCTCCCGTGTCGTTTCCGGAGCAGGTGTGCCGCGTCTCACGGGCGGACCCGTGCCGTCTCCCACGACCGGCCGCGCCGGCCGTGTGTCGCGTCTCACGAACGGGCGCCGACGCCGCGAAGTGCCCCGGACGCCCCTTTTCCCCCGTACGGGCCACCGCCGGCTCGCCCGCGCGCGGGTCGGCCGAAGCTGTCACCTGTGAGCTTCCGCACGGGTCTCGCCGTCCCACCGCGCGCGCTTCATGTCGAGGCGCGGCAGGTGCCCTTCGGCGGCTCTGGAGGCCTCCCGCAGGGGTGTGCCCTCGTCCCTGTAGTGACCCAGCGCGCGCAGTTCGTGGCCCGGGAG
This window harbors:
- a CDS encoding ATP-dependent helicase, translated to MPGAYRLVRTPRAPVDPPRLDARQRAVVDHAHGPLLVLAGPGTGKTTTLVEAVSARIEQGTAPGRILVLTFSRKAAVELRDRMALRIGAARAPQATTFHSFCYALIRAHQDTDLFAEPLRLLSGPEQDVTVRELLAGQIDLERAGLAHVRWPDELRACLTTRGFADEVRAVLARSRELGLGPAALDAFAHRIGRPDWRAAATFLAEYLDVLDMQGVLDYAELVHRAVLLARRQDVAAQLAAQYDAVFVDEYQDTDPAQVRLLHALAGQGRTLVAFGDPDQSIYAFRGADVNGILDFPHAFPRADGTPARVEVLTTSRRSGARLLGATRRLTQRMPLTRLPADKVRAHRELTPVRDGGTTEVYTYPTSGTELDNIADILRRAHLEDGVAWSDMAVLVRAGARSIPAIRRALTAAGVPLDIDGDDLPLRHEPAVMPLLTALKAVARGPVDEEADGGGPVDGALTEDAGTDGAPVDGDLTDGARADEDPTGGAPVDGDPTDGTRADRDRADEDQAGGLPADGAGDEPPPWLDTETALTLLASPLAGMDAADLRRLGRALREDERSAGNAVPPPSDELLARALAEPERLALHDPAYARGAQRLGELLARARAGLAAGGTAEEALWELWNGTPWPQRLERAARRGGAAGRNADRDLDAVCALFAVASRAEERTGGRGARNFLEEIEAQDIAADTLAGRAVRPDAVRLMTAHRSKGLEWRLVVVAGVQEGLWPDLRRRGSLLEADRIGRDGLAEPLTPGALLAEERRLFYVAATRAKERLVVTAVKAPADDGDQPSRFLTELGVEPKDVTGRPRRPLSVVALVAELRATTVDPRVSDGLREAAARRLARLAALSDDDGRPLVPSAHPYRWWGLYEPTESKVPLRDRDKPVVLSGSALDQLANTCALQWFLGREVKADAPATAAQGFGNVVHVLADEVASGRTPADLAVLMERLDSVWDALAFDAPWKSEQEKQNARVALERFLQWHVTDRGGRTPVASEHDFDVTLEAGSYEVRIRGSMDRVEEDADGRAYVVDFKTGKAAPSAAEVARHPQLAVYQLAVREGAVDEAFDGVRPRPGGAELVQLRQGAAKKDGGETRPKVQAQEPLEGEWVGDLLATAAGKVLDERFAPTTGQHCTHCSFRASCSARPEGRHVVE